A genomic segment from Candidatus Poribacteria bacterium encodes:
- a CDS encoding methyltransferase domain-containing protein — MKRIVEPEVMDTVEAAEAYDAMEHGEVDRAFVDRVVALGASTGHFLDVGTGPAQIPILLAQRCPDIHITAIDLSEEMLKIAKRHVADTSLTDRITLELVDAKALPYPDNTFDGLISNSIVHHIHDAMKALKEMGRVARPQGTVLIRDLIRPETAADAQAFVDLYAADDTPYQQKLYYDSFFAAFTIAEVNEMLTQMDMPGAAVVQSTDRHWSIERAV, encoded by the coding sequence ATGAAACGAATTGTAGAACCAGAAGTCATGGACACAGTCGAAGCCGCCGAAGCCTACGATGCGATGGAGCACGGCGAGGTAGACCGCGCTTTCGTAGACCGCGTTGTCGCACTCGGTGCGAGCACTGGACATTTTCTCGATGTCGGCACCGGTCCCGCACAGATTCCTATCTTACTCGCCCAACGCTGTCCCGATATCCACATTACCGCCATTGACTTGTCCGAGGAGATGCTAAAGATAGCGAAACGTCACGTCGCGGATACCAGTCTCACCGATCGGATAACCCTTGAACTCGTTGATGCGAAAGCCCTACCCTACCCCGATAACACTTTTGACGGACTCATCTCCAACAGCATTGTGCATCACATCCACGATGCGATGAAGGCACTCAAAGAGATGGGCAGAGTTGCCCGTCCCCAGGGAACTGTTCTCATCCGAGACCTCATCCGTCCTGAAACAGCCGCGGATGCGCAAGCCTTTGTGGATCTGTATGCCGCGGATGACACCCCTTATCAACAGAAATTATACTACGACTCCTTTTTCGCCGCGTTCACCATTGCCGAAGTCAACGAAATGCTAACACAGATGGACATGCCGGGTGCCGCTGTCGTTCAAAGCACAGATCGCCACTGGTCAATAGAGCGTGCTGTTTAA